A stretch of Amycolatopsis balhimycina FH 1894 DNA encodes these proteins:
- a CDS encoding NUDIX hydrolase — protein sequence MRSDTLRVLLWRRALDPHLGRWSLPGGRLRPDEDVETSIRRQLAEKVDVRQLKHVEQLAVFSDPHRVPGPRVVATAFLGLVPSDVDPEVPEDTEWHDIAKLPRTAFDHEAIVLRARDRLRSKLCYTNLGFALAPEEFTISALRGLYSAALGYRVSATNLQRVLSRRGLLLPTGHTAAPGRSGGRPAALFSFAGKGMQITDPFAVFRPPNR from the coding sequence GTGCGCTCGGACACACTCCGGGTGCTGCTGTGGCGGCGCGCGCTCGACCCGCACCTCGGCCGCTGGTCCCTGCCCGGCGGCCGGCTGCGCCCCGACGAGGACGTCGAGACGTCGATCCGGCGCCAGCTCGCCGAGAAGGTGGACGTCCGCCAGCTCAAGCACGTCGAGCAGCTCGCGGTGTTCAGTGACCCGCACCGGGTGCCGGGGCCGCGTGTCGTCGCGACGGCGTTCCTCGGGCTGGTCCCCTCCGACGTCGACCCCGAGGTGCCGGAGGACACGGAGTGGCACGACATCGCGAAGCTGCCGCGCACGGCGTTCGACCACGAGGCGATCGTGCTGCGCGCCCGCGACCGGCTGCGTTCGAAACTCTGTTACACCAACCTCGGCTTCGCACTGGCCCCCGAGGAATTCACGATTTCCGCCCTGCGCGGGCTGTATTCGGCGGCGCTGGGCTACCGCGTTTCGGCGACCAACCTCCAGCGCGTCCTGTCCCGGCGCGGCCTGCTGCTCCCCACCGGCCACACGGCCGCCCCGGGCCGCTCCGGCGGCCGGCCGGCGGCGCTGTTCTCCTTCGCCGGCAAGGGCATGCAGATCACCGACCCGTTCGCCGTGTTCAGGCCACCGAACCGGTGA
- a CDS encoding WXG100 family type VII secretion target gives MTAAGYRVAPARLDTAAGQFGSRADVLSPVQSAVAASKVPATAFGQVSESAAAAKTFEKTMTELASELESHLTRLRKIQSGLTTSAAGYRSADAQVAAMYRALSREIGLPSREFRPRSRESRP, from the coding sequence GTGACGGCTGCTGGATACCGCGTGGCCCCCGCCCGCCTCGACACGGCGGCGGGGCAGTTCGGCTCACGCGCCGACGTGCTTTCCCCGGTTCAGTCCGCGGTGGCGGCTTCGAAGGTCCCCGCCACGGCGTTCGGCCAGGTGAGCGAGTCCGCCGCGGCGGCGAAGACGTTCGAAAAGACCATGACCGAGCTGGCCTCCGAACTCGAGTCCCACCTCACCCGGCTCCGAAAAATCCAAAGTGGACTGACAACGTCCGCGGCCGGCTACCGCAGCGCCGACGCCCAGGTCGCGGCAATGTACCGAGCCCTGTCCCGCGAGATCGGTCTCCCATCACGCGAGTTCCGTCCCCGATCACGCGAATCCCGGCCCTGA
- the nadA gene encoding quinolinate synthase NadA, whose amino-acid sequence MTTTLVPEGLTPFGGVEANAAWAEEVRRLAKQRDAVLLAHNYQVPEIQDIADHTGDSLALSRIAASSDASTIVFCGVHFMAETAKILSPEKTVLIPDARAGCSLADSITGAQLRAWKAEHPGAVVVSYVNTTAEVKAETDICCTSSNAVDVVASIPADQEVLFLPDQFLGAHVKRVTGRENMHIWAGECHVHAGINGAELAARAAEEPDADLFIHPECGCATSALYLAGEGAVAPDRVKILSTGDMVHEARDTKAKTVLVATEIGMIHQLRKAAPGIDFRAVNDRASCRYMKMITPAALLRCLREGLDEVHVDLETAAKARASVRRMIEIGQPGGGE is encoded by the coding sequence ATGACCACCACGTTGGTTCCGGAAGGCCTCACCCCGTTCGGCGGGGTCGAGGCGAACGCGGCCTGGGCGGAGGAGGTGCGGCGCCTGGCGAAGCAGCGCGACGCGGTCCTGCTCGCGCACAACTACCAGGTCCCGGAGATCCAGGACATCGCCGACCACACCGGCGACTCGCTGGCGCTGAGCCGCATCGCGGCGAGCAGCGACGCGTCCACCATCGTCTTCTGCGGCGTGCACTTCATGGCCGAGACCGCGAAGATCCTCTCGCCGGAGAAGACCGTCCTGATCCCGGACGCGCGGGCCGGCTGCTCCCTCGCCGACTCCATCACCGGCGCCCAGCTGCGGGCCTGGAAGGCCGAGCACCCGGGCGCGGTGGTCGTCTCCTACGTCAACACCACAGCCGAGGTGAAGGCCGAGACCGACATCTGCTGCACGTCGTCCAACGCGGTCGACGTCGTCGCCTCCATCCCCGCTGACCAGGAGGTTCTCTTCCTTCCGGACCAGTTCCTCGGCGCCCACGTCAAGCGCGTGACCGGCCGGGAGAACATGCACATCTGGGCCGGGGAGTGCCACGTCCACGCGGGCATCAACGGCGCCGAGCTGGCCGCCCGCGCGGCCGAGGAGCCGGACGCCGACCTGTTCATCCACCCGGAGTGCGGCTGCGCGACGTCGGCGCTGTACCTGGCGGGCGAGGGTGCCGTGGCGCCGGACCGGGTCAAGATCCTCTCGACCGGCGACATGGTCCACGAGGCCCGCGACACCAAGGCCAAGACGGTGCTGGTGGCCACCGAGATCGGCATGATCCACCAGCTCCGCAAGGCCGCGCCGGGCATCGACTTCCGCGCGGTGAACGACCGCGCGTCCTGCCGGTACATGAAGATGATCACGCCCGCCGCGCTGCTGCGCTGCCTGCGTGAGGGCCTCGACGAGGTCCACGTCGATCTCGAGACGGCCGCGAAGGCCCGCGCCTCGGTGCGGCGGATGATCGAGATCGGGCAGCCCGGCGGCGGCGAATGA
- a CDS encoding S8 family serine peptidase, giving the protein MRVPAALTVAGLVALGLSASAAASPQAQCANPSGTYGGAVPWGQRLIDPARLWPLTRGEGQLVAVLGTGVDGQNGQFAPGQLEGGAGTERSDCDGRGTIAAGIVGAQPDPSTTFAGVAPGAHLLPIRSTPSGDGDPGALADAIDTAVDRQARVVLIAVPAVSDSPALSGAISRARAAGAVVVSAASATQQGARTYPTATSGVLAVGSVNAAGEPVQTEAGDYVGVAAPGADLVSTSAGAGGAVAHRWPVTDPGLAAAYVAGVAALVRAYHPDLTGDQVVTRLTLTAHRPPAGGHDPRLGWGVLDAYAAVSSTLPADVAGPGAAAAPPSAPAVVPAAAPAPHPPDVAAGVIALAGVALAAAAGVTVAAVRRARRRGWRPSRFTP; this is encoded by the coding sequence GTGCGGGTTCCGGCGGCGCTCACGGTCGCGGGCCTCGTCGCGCTCGGCCTGTCCGCGTCCGCTGCCGCTTCTCCGCAAGCACAGTGTGCGAACCCGTCCGGCACGTACGGCGGCGCCGTCCCGTGGGGGCAGCGCCTGATCGACCCCGCGCGGCTTTGGCCGTTGACGCGGGGTGAGGGCCAGCTGGTGGCCGTGCTCGGCACCGGCGTCGACGGGCAGAACGGCCAGTTCGCGCCCGGGCAGCTCGAAGGCGGGGCCGGTACCGAGCGGTCCGACTGCGACGGCCGCGGCACGATCGCGGCCGGGATCGTCGGCGCGCAACCGGATCCGTCGACGACGTTCGCCGGGGTCGCGCCCGGCGCGCACCTGCTGCCGATCCGCTCGACGCCGTCCGGCGACGGCGACCCCGGCGCGCTGGCCGACGCGATCGACACGGCGGTGGACCGGCAAGCGCGCGTGGTTTTGATCGCCGTCCCCGCGGTTTCCGACAGCCCGGCGTTGTCCGGGGCGATTTCCCGGGCCCGGGCGGCCGGGGCGGTGGTCGTCTCGGCGGCGTCGGCGACCCAGCAGGGCGCGCGGACGTACCCGACGGCGACGTCCGGCGTCCTGGCCGTCGGCTCGGTGAACGCGGCGGGCGAGCCGGTGCAGACCGAAGCGGGGGACTACGTCGGCGTCGCCGCGCCCGGCGCGGACCTGGTCAGCACGTCGGCCGGGGCGGGCGGCGCGGTCGCGCACCGCTGGCCGGTCACCGACCCGGGGCTCGCGGCGGCGTACGTCGCGGGCGTCGCGGCCCTGGTGCGGGCCTACCACCCGGACCTGACCGGCGACCAGGTCGTCACCCGGCTCACGCTCACCGCCCACCGCCCGCCTGCCGGCGGCCACGACCCGCGTCTGGGCTGGGGAGTCCTGGACGCCTACGCGGCGGTTTCCTCGACCCTGCCCGCCGACGTCGCCGGTCCCGGCGCGGCTGCCGCGCCTCCCTCGGCGCCTGCGGTGGTCCCGGCCGCGGCCCCCGCACCCCATCCGCCGGACGTCGCGGCGGGCGTGATCGCGCTGGCCGGCGTGGCTCTCGCGGCAGCCGCCGGAGTGACGGTGGCGGCGGTCCGCCGCGCCCGCCGCCGGGGCTGGCGCCCCTCCCGCTTCACCCCGTAA
- the nadC gene encoding carboxylating nicotinate-nucleotide diphosphorylase: protein MTFPISEPVRRLIAASGLDVDDVERVVTTALGEDLRYGPDATTASTVPASATAVAELTPRATGVIAGLPVALAVFDVVLGPGYEVLAGREDGERLVAGEPALVLCGPVRGLLTAERTALNLLCHLSGVATATAAWVSEVDGTGCAIRDSRKTLPGLRLLQKYAVRRGGGVNHRLGLGDAVLIKDNHVVAAGSVTAALAAARAHAPELACEVEVDTLAQLEEALAAAADEVLLDNFTPEECRQAVARRDEVSPKTRLESSGGLTLDRGRAYAESGVDYLSVGGLTHSSPALDLGMDLR, encoded by the coding sequence ATGACGTTCCCGATCTCCGAACCGGTCCGCCGCCTGATCGCCGCCTCCGGGCTGGACGTCGACGACGTCGAGCGCGTGGTCACCACGGCGCTCGGCGAGGACCTGCGGTACGGGCCGGACGCGACGACGGCGTCGACCGTGCCCGCTTCCGCGACCGCGGTGGCGGAGCTGACTCCGCGCGCCACCGGTGTGATCGCCGGGCTGCCGGTCGCGCTCGCCGTGTTCGACGTGGTGCTGGGGCCGGGGTACGAGGTGCTGGCCGGGCGCGAAGACGGCGAGCGGCTGGTCGCGGGGGAGCCGGCGCTGGTGCTGTGCGGCCCGGTCCGCGGGCTGCTGACCGCCGAGCGCACGGCGTTGAACCTGCTGTGCCACCTCTCCGGGGTGGCGACCGCGACGGCCGCGTGGGTGTCCGAAGTGGACGGTACCGGGTGTGCGATCCGGGACTCCCGCAAGACGTTGCCGGGGCTGCGGCTGCTGCAGAAGTACGCCGTCCGCCGCGGTGGCGGCGTGAACCACCGGCTGGGGCTGGGCGACGCGGTGCTGATCAAGGACAACCACGTCGTCGCCGCCGGTTCGGTGACGGCGGCGCTCGCCGCGGCCCGGGCGCACGCGCCGGAACTGGCTTGTGAGGTCGAGGTCGACACGCTCGCGCAGCTGGAAGAAGCGCTCGCCGCCGCGGCGGACGAGGTGCTGCTGGACAACTTCACCCCCGAAGAGTGCCGCCAGGCGGTGGCGCGTCGCGACGAAGTCTCGCCGAAGACGCGGCTGGAATCCTCTGGTGGGCTCACCCTCGACCGTGGTAGGGCCTACGCCGAGTCCGGTGTGGACTATCTTTCGGTGGGTGGGCTGACCCATTCTTCGCCGGCGTTGGATCTGGGCATGGACCTTCGCTGA
- a CDS encoding LON peptidase substrate-binding domain-containing protein yields MSEPEPESEATTTILPLFPLQTVLLPGTKLPLHIFEPRYRQLTADLVGGTVPGREFGVVALRSSLTREVRGLDQLHEVGCSTVLREAKRLPDGRFDVVTEARRRFRLRDLDCVSAPYLIASVEWVDDDPVAPSGDMAESLAAVARAAHRRYCETAWRSDDWNTPDADTTLTELAYALAADCLLPLEDRQRLLEERHPLRRLRIACRLLTREAGFLNTLGAVPLPPGELTDLSRPASLN; encoded by the coding sequence GTGAGCGAGCCGGAACCGGAAAGTGAAGCGACGACGACGATCCTGCCGTTGTTCCCGCTGCAGACCGTGCTGCTGCCCGGCACCAAGCTCCCGCTGCACATCTTCGAACCGCGGTACCGGCAGCTGACCGCGGACCTGGTCGGCGGGACCGTGCCGGGCCGCGAATTCGGCGTGGTCGCCCTGCGGTCGTCACTGACCCGCGAAGTACGTGGTCTGGACCAGTTGCACGAGGTCGGCTGCAGCACGGTGCTCCGCGAGGCGAAACGCCTGCCGGACGGCCGTTTCGACGTCGTGACGGAGGCCCGGCGCCGCTTCCGCCTGCGCGACCTCGACTGCGTTTCGGCGCCGTACCTGATCGCGTCGGTGGAGTGGGTCGACGACGACCCGGTGGCCCCGTCCGGCGACATGGCCGAGAGCCTGGCGGCCGTGGCCCGCGCGGCCCACCGCCGCTACTGCGAAACGGCGTGGCGCAGCGACGACTGGAACACCCCCGACGCGGACACCACGCTCACCGAACTGGCCTACGCGCTGGCGGCGGACTGCCTGCTGCCACTGGAGGACCGCCAGCGGCTGCTGGAGGAACGCCACCCGCTACGCCGCCTCCGCATCGCGTGCCGGCTCCTGACCCGGGAGGCGGGCTTCCTGAACACGCTGGGCGCGGTGCCGCTACCCCCGGGCGAGCTCACCGACCTCAGCCGCCCGGCCAGCTTGAACTGA
- a CDS encoding L-aspartate oxidase, with protein MTPPVNDPRAKTPVWEARADLVVIGSGVAGLTAALRAQALGLHVLVVTKAAVTDGNTRWAQGGVAVVLADQHDLDDSVAKHAEDTFTAGAGLCDEVAARSIIDGGPAAVARLRADGAKFDVAASGLLARGREGGHSAFRVIHAGGDATGAEVERALVAQAGQAGVPVLEHHIAVDALRTPGGRVAGVTVLDRHGVPGVVRASAVLVASGGIGQLYQATSNPEIATGDGLALALRAGATVADIEFVQFHPTVLYTPGARGRCPLVTEAVRGEGATLVDGAGLPVMHGVHPLGDLAPRDVVSAAITRRMATAPGGVGDHVFLDATSIAGFARRFPTVFAACAALGLDPAVDPIPVTPAAHFSCGGVVTTVDGRSSVAGLYAAGEVARTGLHGANRLASNSLLEGLVVGQRVAEAVAADLAAGLLADPSRGRLPSWTTAPTAERDSLQRVMSRYAAIGRDADGLAAAGSVLDLSVQDSPLWTHAAVEDAALTVVAQALLAAAVRRTESRGCHVRSDFPTRDDGWRRSQHIRLSPSGQPVLAGPIPLEGVA; from the coding sequence ATGACGCCGCCGGTTAATGACCCACGGGCGAAAACCCCGGTCTGGGAAGCTCGGGCCGACCTGGTCGTGATCGGCAGCGGCGTCGCCGGCCTGACCGCGGCGCTGCGCGCACAGGCCCTCGGGCTGCACGTCCTGGTGGTGACCAAGGCGGCCGTCACGGACGGCAACACGCGCTGGGCCCAGGGCGGCGTCGCGGTGGTCCTGGCGGACCAGCACGACCTCGACGACTCCGTCGCGAAGCACGCCGAGGACACCTTCACCGCGGGTGCGGGCCTGTGTGACGAGGTGGCGGCCCGCTCGATCATCGACGGCGGCCCGGCCGCGGTCGCCCGGCTGCGGGCGGACGGCGCGAAGTTCGACGTCGCGGCTTCCGGGTTGCTCGCGCGGGGCCGCGAGGGCGGGCACAGCGCGTTCCGCGTGATCCACGCGGGCGGCGACGCGACCGGCGCCGAGGTCGAACGCGCCCTGGTCGCGCAGGCCGGGCAGGCGGGGGTGCCGGTGCTGGAGCACCACATCGCCGTCGACGCGCTGCGCACGCCGGGCGGGCGGGTGGCCGGGGTCACCGTGCTGGACCGCCACGGCGTGCCCGGGGTGGTCCGGGCTTCGGCCGTGCTGGTGGCCAGCGGCGGGATCGGGCAGCTCTACCAGGCGACGTCGAACCCGGAGATCGCCACCGGTGACGGGCTCGCGCTCGCGTTGCGGGCCGGCGCGACCGTGGCCGACATCGAGTTCGTCCAGTTCCACCCCACCGTGCTCTACACGCCGGGGGCGCGGGGCCGCTGCCCGCTGGTCACCGAGGCGGTGCGCGGCGAGGGCGCGACGCTGGTCGACGGCGCCGGCCTGCCGGTGATGCACGGGGTGCACCCGCTCGGCGACCTCGCGCCGCGCGACGTCGTGTCGGCGGCGATCACGCGCCGGATGGCGACGGCGCCGGGCGGCGTCGGCGACCACGTCTTCCTCGACGCGACGTCGATCGCCGGGTTCGCCCGGCGGTTTCCGACGGTGTTCGCCGCGTGCGCGGCGCTGGGCCTCGACCCGGCCGTCGACCCGATCCCGGTGACGCCGGCGGCGCACTTCTCGTGCGGCGGCGTGGTGACCACTGTGGACGGACGCTCGTCGGTGGCCGGGCTCTACGCCGCCGGCGAAGTCGCGCGGACCGGCCTGCACGGCGCGAACCGCTTGGCGTCCAACAGCTTGCTCGAAGGGCTGGTCGTCGGGCAGCGTGTCGCGGAGGCCGTCGCGGCGGACCTCGCGGCCGGGCTGCTGGCCGATCCTTCGCGCGGGCGGCTGCCGTCGTGGACCACCGCACCCACCGCCGAGCGCGATTCGCTGCAGCGCGTGATGAGCCGGTACGCCGCGATCGGCCGCGACGCCGACGGGCTCGCGGCGGCCGGTTCGGTGCTCGATCTGTCCGTTCAGGACAGTCCCTTGTGGACGCACGCGGCGGTGGAGGACGCGGCGCTGACGGTGGTGGCGCAGGCGCTGCTCGCCGCGGCCGTCCGGCGCACCGAGTCGCGCGGCTGCCACGTGCGGTCCGACTTCCCGACGCGCGACGACGGCTGGCGGCGCAGCCAGCACATCCGGCTCAGCCCGTCCGGCCAGCCCGTGCTGGCCGGCCCGATCCCCCTGGAGGGCGTGGCATGA
- a CDS encoding DUF2567 domain-containing protein: MSESSGPAHRPSAVAGPWSVPVLVRERRPRVVVKADLLPAISVLGTLSLLSFPLAFAWSRLAPPERVRILAADGTQGALELESWHRFDDLAVFGFLALGLGIVVGVVVWLLRERRGPVVFLAAVLGVALASGLAMLLGVGWANSHYAISSPPAVGSVIELAPRLESWWVLLTGPLGVSVTYSLLATWNGRDDLGRRLG, from the coding sequence GTGAGTGAGTCGTCGGGACCCGCGCACCGGCCGTCGGCCGTGGCCGGGCCGTGGTCGGTACCCGTGCTGGTCCGGGAGCGGCGGCCCCGCGTCGTCGTCAAGGCCGATCTGCTGCCCGCCATCAGCGTGCTCGGGACCCTGAGCCTGCTGAGCTTCCCGCTCGCCTTCGCGTGGTCGCGGCTCGCGCCGCCGGAGCGGGTGCGCATCCTCGCCGCCGACGGCACCCAGGGCGCCCTGGAACTGGAGAGCTGGCACCGCTTCGACGACCTGGCCGTCTTCGGGTTCCTGGCGCTCGGCCTCGGGATCGTCGTCGGCGTCGTCGTCTGGCTGCTGCGCGAACGGCGCGGGCCGGTCGTGTTCCTCGCCGCCGTGCTCGGCGTCGCGCTCGCGAGCGGCCTGGCCATGCTGCTGGGCGTCGGCTGGGCGAACAGCCACTACGCCATCTCCAGCCCGCCCGCGGTCGGTTCGGTGATCGAGCTCGCGCCGCGCCTGGAATCGTGGTGGGTGCTGCTGACCGGCCCGCTCGGCGTGTCGGTCACCTACAGCCTCTTGGCCACCTGGAACGGCCGAGATGACCTGGGTCGCCGCCTCGGCTGA
- a CDS encoding cytochrome P450 family protein encodes MTTDEIVEVAEDFAQDAHLFAELLRAGGSVRRVRLPPRGLPCYLVTGFAEARALLADPRLRKNSQGIRELFEAKLPPEALQNGLGQDLSWHMLNSDPPDHTRLRKLVNKAFTGRTVARLRPRVEEITAELLDALAGQERADLVPSFAAPLPITVICELLGVREEDRTEFSGWSKTLLSAAVRPEDVQNAAQSMFGYLTGLIAQKRAEPAEDLLSDLVHASDDGDSLSEPELVSMAFLLLVAGHETTVNLIANGVLALLREPEQLARLRAEPALLPGAVEEFLRFDGPIHLATLRFTAEPVEAGGVTIPAGEFVLVSLLGANRDAERFPEPDRLDITRAAGGHLAFGHGIHYCVGAPLARLEAEIALGGLLARFPDLALDAKPDELAYRQSSLVHGLEALPVRLR; translated from the coding sequence ATGACGACCGACGAAATCGTCGAGGTGGCGGAAGACTTCGCGCAGGACGCACACCTGTTCGCGGAGCTGTTGCGGGCGGGCGGTTCCGTGCGCCGGGTGCGGCTGCCACCGCGCGGGCTGCCGTGCTACCTGGTCACCGGGTTCGCGGAGGCGCGGGCGCTGCTGGCCGATCCGCGGCTGCGGAAGAACAGCCAGGGCATCCGTGAGCTGTTCGAGGCGAAGCTGCCGCCCGAGGCCCTGCAGAACGGCCTGGGCCAGGACCTGAGCTGGCACATGCTCAACTCCGACCCGCCGGACCACACGCGGCTGCGGAAGCTCGTGAACAAGGCGTTCACCGGCCGGACCGTGGCCCGGCTGCGGCCGCGGGTCGAAGAGATCACCGCCGAGCTGCTCGACGCGCTGGCCGGGCAGGAGCGGGCCGACCTGGTGCCGTCGTTCGCCGCGCCGCTGCCGATCACGGTGATCTGCGAGCTGCTCGGCGTGCGCGAGGAGGACCGCACGGAGTTCTCCGGCTGGTCCAAGACGCTGCTGAGCGCGGCGGTGCGGCCGGAGGATGTGCAGAACGCGGCGCAGAGCATGTTCGGCTACCTCACCGGCCTGATCGCGCAGAAACGCGCCGAACCGGCCGAGGACCTGCTGTCGGACCTGGTGCACGCGAGCGACGACGGCGACTCGCTGTCCGAGCCGGAGCTGGTGTCGATGGCGTTCCTGCTGCTGGTCGCCGGGCACGAGACGACGGTCAACCTGATCGCCAACGGCGTGCTGGCGCTGCTGCGCGAGCCGGAGCAGCTGGCCCGGCTGCGCGCGGAGCCGGCGCTGCTGCCCGGCGCGGTCGAGGAGTTCCTCCGCTTCGACGGCCCGATCCACCTGGCCACGCTGCGGTTCACCGCCGAGCCGGTGGAGGCCGGCGGCGTGACGATCCCGGCGGGCGAGTTCGTGCTCGTCTCGCTGCTGGGCGCGAACCGGGACGCGGAGCGCTTCCCGGAGCCGGACCGGCTGGACATCACCCGCGCGGCGGGCGGCCACCTGGCGTTCGGGCACGGCATCCACTACTGCGTCGGGGCACCCCTGGCCCGGCTGGAGGCCGAGATCGCCCTCGGCGGCCTGCTGGCGCGGTTCCCGGACCTGGCGCTGGACGCGAAGCCGGACGAGCTGGCGTACCGGCAGAGTTCGCTGGTCCACGGCCTGGAGGCACTCCCGGTCCGGTTGCGCTGA
- a CDS encoding M48 family metallopeptidase: MTEDIEVSRHHAVRFPGLSPRAYEHPADRGALATLRAVPGFAQVVKAVSGFYNERGERLMALASSIRVGPKQYPEIDRLRHECAETLDLPSVPNVFVYQDPRIQASAVGMDEPFIRVSTGLVELMSHESLRFALGHEMGHVLSGHAVYRTIMVRLISLQLSMSWTPVSALGIRAIIAALREWFRKAELSCDRAGLLCGQDPTAALRAQIQVAGGIDPARIDVPSFLQQATEYESVDDIRDSFLKLKFVETETHPFAVVRAAQLQRWAASEEYRSILAGDYPRRDDDAPSSDWKDDLKSAAKSYKDSWNSSADPLTKVFSDVGEAVSDAAGKVWNKFGNGNGSEAGA; encoded by the coding sequence ATGACCGAAGACATCGAGGTCTCGCGGCACCACGCTGTCCGCTTTCCCGGCCTCAGCCCACGCGCCTACGAGCACCCGGCGGACCGTGGCGCGCTCGCCACGCTGCGCGCGGTGCCGGGCTTCGCCCAGGTCGTCAAGGCCGTTTCGGGCTTCTACAACGAACGCGGTGAGCGGCTGATGGCGCTCGCGTCGTCGATCCGCGTCGGGCCGAAGCAGTACCCGGAGATCGACCGGCTGCGGCACGAGTGCGCCGAGACGCTCGACCTGCCGTCGGTGCCGAACGTGTTCGTCTACCAGGACCCGCGCATCCAGGCGTCGGCGGTCGGCATGGACGAGCCGTTCATCCGGGTCAGCACCGGGCTCGTCGAGCTGATGAGCCACGAGTCGCTGCGGTTCGCGCTCGGGCACGAAATGGGGCACGTGCTGTCCGGGCACGCGGTCTACCGCACGATCATGGTCCGCCTGATCAGCCTGCAGCTGTCGATGTCGTGGACGCCGGTCAGCGCGCTCGGCATCCGCGCGATCATCGCGGCGCTGCGCGAGTGGTTCCGCAAGGCCGAGCTGTCGTGCGACCGCGCGGGACTGCTGTGCGGCCAGGACCCGACGGCGGCGCTGCGCGCCCAGATCCAGGTCGCCGGCGGCATCGACCCGGCCCGCATCGACGTCCCGTCGTTCCTCCAGCAGGCGACCGAGTACGAGTCCGTCGACGACATCCGCGACAGCTTCCTCAAGCTCAAGTTCGTCGAGACGGAGACGCACCCGTTCGCGGTGGTCCGCGCGGCGCAGCTGCAGAGGTGGGCCGCGTCGGAGGAGTACCGCTCGATCCTGGCGGGCGACTACCCGCGCCGCGACGACGACGCGCCGTCGTCGGACTGGAAGGACGACCTGAAGTCGGCGGCCAAGTCGTACAAGGACTCGTGGAACTCGTCGGCCGACCCGCTGACGAAGGTGTTCAGCGATGTGGGTGAAGCGGTGTCGGACGCGGCGGGCAAGGTGTGGAACAAGTTCGGCAACGGCAACGGTTCGGAGGCCGGCGCCTGA